In Campylobacter massiliensis, the DNA window CTGTGCGCTTTGCAACCGCTTTATAAAATTCGGCGAGCTGTTAAAATTCGCCAAAAGTATCGGCTGCGAAAAGCTGGCCACCGGCCACTACATCCGCGTTCAAGACGGCCTCATCAGAGTCGCCGCCGATCCTAGCAAAGACCAGAGCTACTTCGTCGCGCAGGTGCCAAAAGAGATAATCGCCGATATGATTTTCCCGCTCGGAGATAAATTTAAAAAAGATATAAAAGAGCTGGCAAAATCTCTGCCGAGCTTTCGCGAGTACGGCGAGCAGGCCGAGAGTAGCGAGATTTGCTTCGTCGAGGATACCTATATCGAGGTGCTAAACAAGCACTACGAGACCGACCTGCCGGGCGACGTGGTCGATAGCGCGGGCAGGGTGATCGGGCGACATAACGGCTATATGCACTACACGATCGGCAAGAGGCGCGGATTTGAGGTGTTTGGGGCGCACGAGCCGCATTTCGTGCTAGCTATCGACGCGGCAAATAACCGCATCGTCGTAGGTAGCAAAGAGGAGCTCGAGCGCGGCAAGATCGCGGTAAATAGCCTAAATTTGTTCATAGACGAGAGCGAGTTTGACTGCGACGTCAAGGTTCGCTACCGCAGTATCGGGCTAAACGCGCACGTAAAAGTGCTAGACGGCGGCACAGCCGAGGTCGAGCTAAAACAGAGCGCGTTTGGCGTGGCTAGCGGACAGCTCGCGGTATTTTACAGAGGCGAGCTGGTTATCGGTAGCGGATTTATACTGTAAATTTTATCTTAAATTTTGATCGCTTCGGGCGGTCAAATTTATCAAATTTAGATCGGCGTTTGAGGGCAAAGGCTGGTCAAATTTACCTGCATTTGATCAAATTTAAGTTACCGCCCGCCGTGCAAAATCCTCAAATTTTCTTTATTTTGCAGTCTGCTTTCATGCTTCAAATTTAGCCTAAAATCGCTAAAATATACAAAAATAATCAAAGGACGCAAGATGAATCCAAAAGAGATCGCCGAGGAGCTCATCATAAAAATGATCAACGCCGCCGATCGCAAGCAAACCCAGCGCGTGCGCGAGTGCTTCGCCGACGTCGTATTCGTCGATCACTCGAGCCTAAACGGCATGCGCGGCGCGCTCGTGAGCGCGGACGAGTTCGTGACGTCGTGGCAGCAGTTGCTCGAGGACGCGCAGACCTACGCTTCGCTTAGCAACTTTGAGCTATTGCCCGCGCAGGAGGGCATCAGCGCCGAGTGCCACGCGCACATGGTTTACACGGCGCCCGGCATCGAGCCGTGGGAGATATTTGGGCGTCAGATTTTTGAGATATTTAGGGTTTCGGGCGAATACAAGATCACTTCGTTTCAGTTCGCCGCCGCCGTACAAAGGGGCAACAAAAACTTCCTAAAAGAGCTGCAAGCGCGTAAAAAACGCTCGAAACTCGGTCAAATTTACGATAAATTTAGCGGGAAAAAGTGAAATTTGATTTATGCGCGCGAGGCTTTGAACTGTAAATTTACGCCCAAATTTATCGGCAAAACCCGCACCGCAAAATGCTAATTTAGTTGCAAAAACCACAAGCCTGCTAAGCCGTCAAATTTGCCTCTTGCCTAAAAATATCAAGGTTCAAATTTAACTCGCCTATGATAGATAAAAGTTCTGAAATTTCCTTTTTGATCCCCGCAGCATCCTCGAGACTAGGCGGTAGCGAAAAGAGCGTCGTCTCAAATTTATTTTTCGCTCCGTTTAAAAATAGGTAAAATTTATCGTCCATAAAAGCCGCACTTACGCCCATCTCTGCGGCGTATTTTATCTTTAGCTCGCGTAAGCGCTTCATAAACGCGGGCGTCAAAAGATATCTTGCTTCGACCTTGTCGTCCGTAAAAACCCTAAATTCAT includes these proteins:
- a CDS encoding nuclear transport factor 2 family protein, whose amino-acid sequence is MNPKEIAEELIIKMINAADRKQTQRVRECFADVVFVDHSSLNGMRGALVSADEFVTSWQQLLEDAQTYASLSNFELLPAQEGISAECHAHMVYTAPGIEPWEIFGRQIFEIFRVSGEYKITSFQFAAAVQRGNKNFLKELQARKKRSKLGQIYDKFSGKK
- the mnmA gene encoding tRNA 2-thiouridine(34) synthase MnmA codes for the protein MKILMAMSGGVDSTMSAKMLLEAGHEVVGCYMKLHKKPGYHEQNIGKVARACEYLGINYHVIDLQDEFDRYVYTPFVGAYKEGRTPNPCALCNRFIKFGELLKFAKSIGCEKLATGHYIRVQDGLIRVAADPSKDQSYFVAQVPKEIIADMIFPLGDKFKKDIKELAKSLPSFREYGEQAESSEICFVEDTYIEVLNKHYETDLPGDVVDSAGRVIGRHNGYMHYTIGKRRGFEVFGAHEPHFVLAIDAANNRIVVGSKEELERGKIAVNSLNLFIDESEFDCDVKVRYRSIGLNAHVKVLDGGTAEVELKQSAFGVASGQLAVFYRGELVIGSGFIL